From the Cryptomeria japonica chromosome 2, Sugi_1.0, whole genome shotgun sequence genome, one window contains:
- the LOC131064273 gene encoding mitogen-activated protein kinase kinase 9-like codes for MASKKRLGLKLPIPPQHQRAPLPLPLPLPLPLPEPPQVSSTQGVEKLSDLEIVGKLGHGSGGIVYKVLHPKSSTNYALKVIRLDHDPSLTSHITREMDILRKIDSPYIVKCEGVLYEGGNINFVLEYMDGGSLADVLKHKTRMSESSLVKVARQVLEGLKYLHRERIVHRDIKPANLLISKNYQRIKIADFGVSRIVSHNIDSCCNSYVGTCAYMSPERFDPQSYGGRYNGYAGDIWSFGLTLLECYVGHFPFVAAGEQADWPALMCAICFGEPPSAPASASAEFQSFIRCCLQKDAGKRWTASQLLNHPFLNKSSKFQQPCNLTVPFQSLNISQNV; via the coding sequence ATGGCATCAAAGAAACGCTTAGGATTGAAACTTCCAATCCCTCCACAACACCAAAGGGCGCCTCTTCCTCTGCCCCTtcctcttccccttcctcttccaGAGCCGCCGCAGGTATCTTCAACACAGGGCGTAGAGAAACTCTCTGATTTGGAAATAGTGGGAAAGCTCGGGCATGGTAGCGGAGGCATAGTGTACAAGGTCCTCCACCCCAAATCCTCCACCAACTATGCCCTAAAAGTCATCCGCCTGGACCACGATCCCTCCCTCACTTCCCACATCACCAGGGAGATGGACATCCTTAGGAAAATTGATTCTCCTTACATTGTCAAATGTGAGGGTGTCTTGTACGAGGGAGGGAACATTAATTTTGTGCTGGAATACATGGATGGAGGCTCCCTTGCCGATGTGTTAAAGCACAAGACAAGGATGAGTGAGTCCTCCCTGGTAAAGGTTGCCCGGCAAGTACTGGAGGGATTGAAATACCTTCATAGAGAGCGGATTGTTCACAGAGACATTAAGCCCGCCAATCTCTTGATTAGCAAGAATTACCAGCGAATTAAAATTGCAGACTTTGGAGTGAGCAGGATTGTATCACACAACATAGATTCCTGCTGCAATTCATATGTGGGAACATGTGCTTACATGAGCCCCGAGAGATTCGATCCACAGAGCTATGGTGGGAGATATAATGGGTATGCAGGGGATATCTGGAGTTTTGGATTGacactgttggaatgttatgtggGTCATTTCCCATTTGTAGCAGCCGGAGAGCAGGCGGATTGGCCTGCACTGATGTGTGCCATATGTTTTGGAGAGCCGCCCTCTGCACCCGCAAGTGCATCTGCAGAGTTCCAGAGTTTCATCAGATGTTGTCTTCAAAAGGATGCAGGCAAAAGATGGACGGCCTCGCAGCTTCTGAACCATCCATTCCTCAATAAAAGTTCAAAATTTCAGCAGCCCTGCAATCTAACAGTGCCCTTCCAGTCTCTCAACATCTCGCAGAATGTGTGA